A genomic window from Cloacibacillus evryensis DSM 19522 includes:
- a CDS encoding adenylosuccinate synthetase codes for MVSSENNIIVGLQWGHEGKNRLLDFFANRSEVIVRFHGSATGGHQISAGGERFTLDYLPCGIHHAGKLCVITHGVTLDLEKISDELAALKSAGVFRSRLLISSRCPLILDYHKRLDVLAGRLLGHDLNRTMDQRGYGHAVTDNVRRLGIRAGDLLYPERLRERLDLNLTIKNEYFQKIYNEKPLDADKLFTKIMKEGQRLVPYVGPVEDAISKAVESNVGTLFEGCDGSLNDLNCGVYPYVMPGMTTAPAAFLSAGLRHNASLRIIGAAKAYCTKSGPGPFITEDKSAVAAFIRTRGSEFGKIGEAPRRIGWLDLPALKYAAHINGADLLAVTKLDVLTGIDELKICTGYMIGGELRTSGDLSAEEAEKAEPVYVSLEGWREELPGCTDFNLLPQQAQSYIRFIEEYTGLRVIWTGLGTQWGNALYRID; via the coding sequence ATGGTCTCCTCCGAGAACAACATCATCGTCGGGCTGCAGTGGGGGCACGAGGGCAAGAACCGGCTGCTGGATTTCTTCGCGAATCGCTCGGAGGTCATCGTGCGCTTTCATGGCTCGGCGACCGGAGGGCATCAGATAAGCGCCGGAGGCGAGCGCTTTACTCTCGACTATCTGCCATGCGGCATCCATCACGCCGGAAAGCTCTGTGTGATAACCCACGGCGTGACGCTTGATTTGGAAAAAATTTCGGATGAGCTCGCCGCTCTCAAATCGGCCGGCGTCTTCCGTTCGCGCCTGCTCATCAGCTCGCGCTGCCCGTTGATCCTCGACTATCATAAGAGACTTGACGTCCTGGCCGGACGCCTTCTCGGCCACGACCTTAACCGCACGATGGATCAGCGCGGCTACGGCCACGCGGTAACGGACAATGTGCGCCGCCTGGGGATAAGGGCGGGTGATCTGCTTTATCCGGAACGGCTGCGTGAAAGGCTGGATCTGAACCTCACAATAAAAAATGAATACTTCCAAAAAATATACAACGAAAAGCCCCTTGACGCCGACAAACTCTTTACGAAGATAATGAAAGAGGGGCAGAGGCTCGTCCCTTACGTCGGCCCGGTGGAAGACGCCATATCGAAGGCCGTCGAGAGCAACGTCGGGACCCTCTTCGAGGGCTGCGACGGGAGCCTCAACGACCTCAACTGCGGCGTATATCCCTATGTCATGCCGGGAATGACCACTGCCCCCGCGGCGTTTCTCTCCGCCGGCCTGCGGCACAACGCGTCGCTGCGGATAATCGGCGCCGCCAAGGCCTACTGCACGAAGAGCGGCCCCGGTCCCTTCATTACGGAGGATAAAAGCGCGGTCGCCGCCTTCATCAGAACGCGCGGCAGTGAATTTGGCAAAATAGGGGAGGCCCCAAGGCGGATCGGCTGGCTCGACCTTCCGGCGCTAAAATACGCCGCGCATATCAACGGCGCCGACCTTTTAGCGGTGACGAAGCTGGATGTCCTTACCGGTATCGACGAACTTAAAATATGCACCGGTTACATGATCGGCGGCGAACTGCGCACGAGCGGAGACCTTTCGGCCGAAGAGGCGGAAAAGGCGGAGCCGGTATATGTCTCGCTTGAGGGCTGGCGTGAAGAGCTGCCGGGCTGCACCGATTTCAACCTGCTGCCTCAGCAGGCGCAGAGCTATATCCGCTTCATCGAAGAATACACGGGATTGCGGGTCATCTGGACCGGCCTCGGAACACAATGGGGCAACGCCCTCTATAGGATAGATTAA
- a CDS encoding divergent polysaccharide deacetylase family protein: MGRHYKKERSAGSRIIRLTLLLLLAAALIYAAVGRRESPVTPPPDQATIAASPDAGIKESSKDKDLPASVDIGDGSHGAIKKDDPKLPPPVAELPAEEKYNGPVPLLALIVDDGGGQMEYARRVAALDLPLTWAIIPYQRNSKETLELAASRSIPCLLHLPMQAEVDKDGSQYIIGKGMSAAAVRQKTAAALDSLPGVIGLNNHRGSLATADAKLMEPVMAELRERGLLFVDSRTSGKSVAYQTAAAAGVPALLNRGFLDNTADKNAIAARFREIVKSAQKRGALVVICHFRPSTVMFLEELNKNRKDLPVKLVTVPEMLKLMKEGPREGDI; this comes from the coding sequence ATGGGTAGACATTATAAGAAAGAGCGGAGCGCCGGTTCCCGTATAATAAGGCTGACACTGCTGCTGTTGCTCGCGGCGGCTCTTATATATGCCGCGGTCGGGCGGCGGGAGTCCCCCGTCACTCCGCCGCCGGATCAGGCGACTATCGCCGCCAGCCCGGACGCCGGGATAAAAGAGAGCTCAAAAGATAAAGACCTCCCAGCGTCCGTCGATATTGGCGATGGCTCGCACGGCGCGATAAAAAAAGACGATCCGAAGCTGCCGCCGCCCGTCGCCGAACTGCCCGCAGAGGAAAAATACAACGGCCCCGTGCCGTTGCTGGCTCTCATCGTCGACGACGGCGGCGGACAGATGGAATATGCGAGGCGTGTCGCGGCGCTGGACCTCCCGCTCACTTGGGCGATAATACCTTATCAGCGCAATTCAAAAGAGACCCTTGAACTCGCGGCGTCCAGGAGCATCCCCTGCCTGCTGCACCTGCCGATGCAGGCCGAGGTAGACAAGGACGGTTCGCAGTACATCATCGGCAAAGGCATGAGCGCGGCCGCCGTCCGGCAGAAGACCGCCGCCGCTCTTGACTCGCTGCCGGGAGTGATCGGGCTGAACAACCACCGCGGCTCGCTCGCCACCGCGGACGCCAAATTGATGGAGCCGGTGATGGCGGAGCTCCGGGAACGCGGCCTTCTGTTCGTCGACAGCCGCACCTCCGGCAAGAGCGTCGCCTACCAGACCGCGGCCGCGGCCGGGGTGCCTGCCTTGTTAAACCGTGGATTTCTGGACAATACCGCCGATAAAAACGCCATCGCCGCCCGCTTCCGCGAGATCGTGAAGAGCGCCCAAAAGCGCGGCGCGCTGGTAGTGATCTGCCATTTCCGTCCGTCGACGGTGATGTTTCTCGAAGAACTCAATAAGAACCGCAAAGACCTGCCCGTAAAGCTTGTGACGGTCCCGGAGATGCTGAAGCTGATGAAAGAGGGCCCGCGGGAGGGGGATATCTGA
- a CDS encoding S41 family peptidase, protein MIDLKSKILNIAAGVLIGVLLCVSLYKIPQAVGADWEKSLPFTPQQLAIIKQVKLALSTYQVDGDKKGKVDDTKMYYGALKGLVESLEDPYTRFVEPKALEEENMEMEGEYGGLGIYMASRDGRTIVIAPIEDTPADRAGIKPLDEIIKVDEKNVMGMESDEVVKMLRGPAGKPVTIQIRRKNVDKLIPVKIVREVIKIKTVRMEMLGDGIAYIKLNHFNLKTDGEVRAAIKKATEKKAKGIIMDLRNNPGGLLDVCVDVTSQFIPKGVVVGMKGRFDKANDILSAKEGRANNLPLVVIVNEGSASAAEIFAGAVKDHKRGTIVGMKTFGKGSVQTLFNLPDGSGIYVTIARYHTPSGFVLDHKGLQPDIKVEGEPKKDKKEDKQLQKALGVLRQKIKEKK, encoded by the coding sequence GTGATAGATTTGAAATCAAAAATATTGAATATCGCCGCTGGAGTTCTGATAGGGGTACTTCTCTGCGTCTCTCTCTATAAAATTCCCCAGGCGGTAGGCGCGGACTGGGAAAAGAGCCTGCCATTCACCCCGCAGCAGCTTGCGATAATCAAGCAGGTAAAGCTCGCCCTCTCCACCTATCAGGTCGACGGCGATAAAAAGGGCAAGGTCGACGACACTAAGATGTATTACGGCGCTCTGAAAGGGCTTGTAGAATCTCTTGAGGACCCCTATACCCGCTTTGTCGAGCCGAAGGCGCTTGAAGAGGAAAACATGGAGATGGAGGGCGAGTACGGCGGGCTTGGCATCTATATGGCCTCCCGCGACGGACGGACGATCGTCATCGCCCCCATCGAGGATACTCCGGCGGACCGCGCCGGTATAAAGCCCCTTGACGAGATCATCAAGGTCGACGAAAAGAACGTCATGGGAATGGAGAGCGACGAAGTAGTGAAGATGCTGCGCGGCCCCGCCGGCAAGCCCGTGACGATCCAGATACGCCGCAAGAACGTCGATAAGCTGATCCCGGTGAAGATCGTGCGCGAGGTAATAAAAATAAAGACTGTGCGTATGGAAATGCTGGGCGACGGGATCGCCTATATAAAGCTGAACCATTTCAACCTTAAAACGGACGGGGAAGTGCGCGCCGCGATCAAGAAGGCGACGGAAAAGAAGGCTAAGGGGATCATCATGGACCTGCGCAACAACCCGGGAGGCCTCCTGGACGTTTGCGTAGACGTGACCTCTCAGTTTATTCCCAAAGGAGTCGTCGTCGGCATGAAGGGCCGCTTTGATAAGGCTAACGACATACTATCCGCTAAAGAAGGGCGCGCCAACAACCTGCCTCTTGTCGTAATCGTCAATGAAGGCAGCGCCAGCGCGGCCGAGATATTCGCCGGCGCGGTGAAAGACCATAAACGCGGAACTATCGTCGGCATGAAGACATTCGGCAAGGGATCTGTGCAGACCCTTTTCAACCTTCCCGACGGCTCCGGCATATATGTGACGATCGCGCGCTATCACACGCCGTCAGGATTTGTCCTCGACCACAAGGGACTTCAGCCCGACATAAAGGTGGAGGGCGAGCCCAAGAAAGACAAAAAAGAGGACAAGCAGTTACAGAAGGCGCTGGGCGTGCTTAGGCAGAAAATAAAAGAGAAAAAATAG
- a CDS encoding murein hydrolase activator EnvC family protein, translating to MGIHAKIIRLIALFFVAVLFCAPLPALAAAKTAAEIEAEIKQQEREFQKIQSQMSKVNKNIKEKQRQEKNVAEQIGVLSQKITVTQQKVNVVSLKMRKVQNNIFVLSNNIKEANKNIGAAQEILKKRLVNIYKYGGVAEFNLLLSSQGAEDALANSYLLGKIAEQDQKLINDLVEQKRRLTMTQEELRKEHLRLKGQNNDLKQQNKELKSAADERNELLSKVRRDKKLFIAQQAELLRASQEMQAAIKKLLAEKKRLRDEANRKKGKPSTPTPNYYKGGRLAWPVQGTINSPFGTRIHPVFKTKITHTGLDIGAPKGTPVKAADAGEVLYTGWMRGYGQVVIIDHGGDLTTVYAHLSKIDTAEDAKVTRQTVIGRVGSTGVATGNHLHFEVRVNGNAVDPMKYLK from the coding sequence ATGGGCATCCATGCAAAAATAATCCGGCTGATAGCGCTCTTTTTCGTCGCGGTGCTCTTCTGCGCCCCGCTGCCGGCTCTGGCGGCGGCGAAGACGGCGGCCGAGATAGAGGCGGAGATAAAACAGCAGGAGCGCGAGTTCCAAAAGATCCAGAGCCAGATGTCGAAGGTAAACAAGAATATCAAAGAGAAGCAGCGTCAGGAAAAGAACGTTGCGGAGCAGATAGGCGTGCTGAGCCAGAAGATAACGGTGACGCAGCAAAAGGTCAACGTCGTCAGCCTCAAGATGAGAAAGGTCCAGAACAATATATTCGTCCTTTCGAACAACATAAAGGAGGCCAATAAAAATATCGGCGCCGCGCAGGAGATACTGAAAAAGCGGCTGGTAAACATATACAAATACGGAGGGGTCGCCGAGTTCAACCTCCTGCTCTCCTCTCAGGGAGCGGAGGACGCGCTCGCGAATTCCTACCTGCTCGGAAAAATCGCGGAACAGGATCAGAAGCTCATCAACGACCTGGTCGAGCAAAAACGACGCCTGACGATGACGCAGGAGGAGCTGCGCAAGGAGCACCTGCGCCTCAAGGGGCAGAATAACGACCTTAAACAGCAGAACAAAGAGCTGAAGAGCGCCGCCGACGAACGAAACGAACTGCTCTCCAAGGTCCGCAGGGACAAGAAGCTGTTCATTGCGCAGCAGGCGGAGCTGCTGAGGGCCTCGCAGGAGATGCAGGCGGCGATAAAGAAGCTGCTTGCCGAGAAAAAACGGCTGCGCGACGAAGCCAACCGAAAGAAGGGCAAACCATCCACTCCGACGCCGAACTATTATAAGGGCGGACGACTGGCATGGCCGGTGCAGGGAACGATAAACAGTCCGTTCGGCACGCGTATCCATCCCGTCTTCAAGACGAAGATCACGCATACCGGATTGGATATAGGAGCGCCTAAAGGTACCCCTGTCAAGGCCGCCGACGCGGGAGAGGTCCTTTACACCGGCTGGATGCGCGGCTACGGCCAGGTCGTGATCATCGATCACGGCGGAGACCTTACCACAGTCTACGCGCACCTTTCAAAAATAGATACGGCGGAGGACGCGAAGGTAACGCGTCAGACCGTGATCGGGCGCGTAGGTTCCACCGGCGTCGCCACCGGCAACCACCTCCACTTCGAGGTGCGCGTGAACGGCAACGCGGTGGACCCGATGAAGTACCTTAAATAA
- a CDS encoding cell division protein FtsX, giving the protein MSRIKYILRDGWRLIWRHFGMSLLTVFTAMSVFFVIGATMLFILNIRNVIGTMENQLSIQAYMKPDTDLEAAAKSIKAMRNVRSVKVITKETALERLRARLGNQANAVTLLGANPLPASIEVRVSRASEVSDTARMLMAVPEVDDIVYAGHVAEKLTRLSTFVERFSLVMLIVALAASGVVLFNTIRIAVYSRAEEIDVMMKVGATATYVAFPFVIQGFLLGLTGALAASAALGYSYFRAVACLKDMLPFLTFIESPRLLANLSLVLICCGTVVSLFASLIAVEKFIRKAAKPL; this is encoded by the coding sequence ATGTCACGTATTAAATATATTCTGAGAGACGGCTGGAGGCTGATATGGCGCCATTTCGGCATGAGCCTCCTTACGGTATTCACCGCAATGTCCGTGTTCTTTGTGATAGGAGCGACGATGCTCTTTATCCTAAATATAAGGAACGTCATCGGCACGATGGAAAACCAGCTTTCGATACAGGCCTATATGAAACCGGATACGGATCTTGAGGCCGCCGCGAAGAGCATAAAAGCGATGCGTAATGTGAGAAGTGTTAAGGTGATCACAAAAGAAACTGCCCTGGAACGCCTGCGCGCGCGCCTTGGAAACCAGGCGAACGCGGTGACGCTGCTTGGAGCCAACCCCCTGCCGGCGAGCATCGAAGTGCGAGTGAGCCGCGCCTCCGAGGTCTCGGATACTGCGCGAATGCTGATGGCGGTCCCCGAGGTGGACGATATCGTCTACGCGGGCCATGTCGCCGAGAAGCTTACGCGCCTCTCGACCTTTGTCGAGCGCTTCTCGCTCGTGATGCTCATCGTCGCTCTTGCCGCGAGCGGCGTGGTCCTCTTCAACACGATCCGGATAGCGGTCTATTCCCGCGCCGAGGAGATAGATGTGATGATGAAGGTGGGCGCGACCGCCACCTACGTCGCCTTCCCCTTCGTCATTCAGGGATTCCTCCTTGGCCTGACGGGGGCGCTTGCCGCCTCCGCGGCGCTGGGATACTCTTATTTCAGGGCGGTCGCGTGTTTGAAAGATATGCTGCCGTTCCTGACCTTTATCGAGTCGCCGCGTCTTCTCGCCAACCTGAGCCTGGTGCTCATCTGCTGCGGGACGGTGGTAAGCCTCTTTGCCAGTTTGATCGCCGTGGAGAAATTTATCAGGAAGGCGGCCAAGCCGCTCTAG
- a CDS encoding cell division ATP-binding protein FtsE produces MDIKFSGVTKIFEPDIVALEDVYLNIDRGEFVYLVGETGSGKTTLMRCIFREVVPSRGHISVGGRALRKIGRFELALFRRDIGIIFQDFALLPNITAFENVAFVLEVMGVPYKEIEERVADVLKTVGIWRRRNLYPPQLSGGEQQRLAIARAIVNEPSLILADEPTGNLDSHTADEIMQLMLDINAAGTTVIMATHNQLLVNTYRHRVIEIRRGRVIRDDKEGGYEADVTY; encoded by the coding sequence ATGGACATAAAGTTTTCCGGCGTCACAAAGATATTTGAGCCGGACATCGTCGCGCTTGAAGATGTGTATCTTAACATAGACCGCGGAGAATTCGTATACCTGGTGGGTGAGACCGGGTCCGGCAAGACGACGCTTATGCGCTGCATCTTCCGCGAGGTCGTCCCATCCAGGGGGCATATCAGCGTGGGCGGCCGCGCGCTGCGAAAGATAGGCCGCTTTGAGCTGGCCCTATTCCGCCGCGATATAGGCATTATATTTCAGGACTTCGCCCTGCTGCCCAACATAACGGCCTTTGAGAACGTCGCGTTCGTCCTCGAGGTGATGGGCGTGCCCTATAAAGAGATCGAAGAGCGCGTTGCGGATGTGCTGAAGACCGTCGGCATCTGGCGGAGGCGGAACCTTTACCCGCCGCAGCTTTCCGGCGGCGAGCAGCAGCGCCTCGCCATCGCGCGCGCGATCGTCAACGAGCCTTCGCTGATACTGGCGGACGAGCCGACGGGAAACCTGGACAGCCATACGGCGGATGAGATCATGCAGCTGATGCTGGATATCAACGCCGCCGGAACGACCGTAATAATGGCGACGCATAATCAGCTGCTCGTCAATACCTACAGGCACCGCGTCATTGAGATAAGACGCGGGCGCGTGATCCGCGACGACAAGGAAGGAGGCTATGAGGCTGATGTCACGTATTAA
- a CDS encoding transketolase family protein, with the protein MGTNEKISTFAAFCELITEYALINEDFVLLTTDEVTETEPFERLPQEKFIRTGSRAENALMRAAGLAIAGKKPWLVGRVAELVGRGYAHIREAIALPKLPVRIAALNGGLSCAHEGASVQLLEDLALMRTIPNMNVFIPSDRAALKGIINRNENTEMPFYMRLGCTPAPILDDSYGESFRLGGARILRGGTGVTICACGIMVGEALLAAEQLERQNISAEVIDCYSLKPFPESVLLSSVRRTGCCVVAEEHSNIGGLFGAAAECLGRTYPVPLRCVAVEDQFVNSGTPEELREYYGLTWKEIADASAQAWALRRR; encoded by the coding sequence ATGGGCACTAACGAAAAAATATCGACTTTCGCGGCCTTCTGTGAACTTATCACGGAATACGCGCTTATCAATGAGGATTTTGTTCTGCTGACGACCGATGAGGTGACTGAGACGGAGCCGTTTGAGAGACTGCCTCAGGAAAAGTTCATCAGAACTGGGTCACGGGCGGAGAACGCGCTAATGCGGGCCGCCGGCCTCGCGATCGCCGGGAAGAAGCCGTGGCTGGTCGGCCGGGTCGCCGAACTTGTGGGGCGCGGCTACGCGCATATACGCGAAGCTATCGCTCTGCCGAAGCTTCCCGTCCGCATAGCGGCGCTGAACGGCGGCCTCTCGTGCGCCCATGAGGGAGCTTCCGTCCAGCTGCTGGAGGATCTTGCCCTTATGCGCACTATCCCCAACATGAACGTCTTTATTCCATCAGACAGAGCAGCACTCAAGGGTATCATCAACAGGAACGAAAACACCGAGATGCCGTTTTATATGCGGCTGGGCTGCACGCCTGCGCCTATCCTTGACGATTCCTACGGTGAATCCTTCCGGCTGGGCGGCGCACGCATACTGCGCGGCGGGACCGGCGTCACGATCTGTGCCTGCGGGATCATGGTCGGCGAGGCCCTGCTTGCCGCGGAGCAGCTCGAACGCCAGAATATCAGCGCCGAGGTCATCGACTGCTACAGTTTGAAGCCCTTCCCCGAGAGCGTCCTGCTCTCGTCCGTCCGCAGGACCGGCTGCTGCGTCGTGGCCGAGGAACACAGCAATATCGGCGGACTATTCGGCGCCGCCGCAGAGTGCCTCGGCCGGACATATCCGGTGCCGCTGCGCTGTGTCGCGGTGGAGGATCAATTTGTAAACAGCGGTACTCCCGAAGAGCTTCGCGAGTACTACGGACTGACTTGGAAAGAGATAGCTGACGCGTCCGCTCAGGCGTGGGCGCTGCGCAGGAGGTAA
- the csaB gene encoding polysaccharide pyruvyl transferase CsaB: MKKDFDVLLLGYYGFGNLGDELLAEASVRLLRECGVARERIAILSAAPPDSEKRLGIRAFNRWKIGEMSAACSNSRTLLLGGGGLFQDATSLRSCLYYYAVMWAAKMKGMKIWAAGQSIGPLNSKASRAVARRAFSLCSYISVRDGRSLKMAEELGISAELTPDLAMSFAPERSSAKEPVVLFNARPGYEGLALTAAKRCRELAEANNWEVLGVALAGEDAAEIDRLRSLQYIKIRDIITVRNIEEFSAAAAGASGAVGMRLHFLALCLLAGVPLAGCAYDPKVSGFCMRYNIETIGEGPVGLGGCGDDTVLREARLAVRENFAAGLRSVLGDING; the protein is encoded by the coding sequence TTGAAAAAAGATTTTGACGTCCTTCTCCTCGGTTATTACGGCTTCGGCAACCTCGGCGACGAGCTGCTTGCCGAGGCTTCCGTCCGCCTTCTGCGCGAATGCGGAGTGGCGCGCGAGAGGATAGCGATCCTTTCGGCCGCGCCGCCCGACAGTGAAAAGCGGCTTGGCATCAGAGCTTTCAACCGCTGGAAGATTGGCGAAATGTCGGCTGCCTGTTCAAATAGCCGGACGCTTCTGCTGGGCGGAGGCGGGCTTTTTCAGGATGCCACCAGCCTGCGTTCATGTCTCTATTATTATGCGGTGATGTGGGCCGCGAAAATGAAGGGAATGAAGATATGGGCCGCGGGGCAGTCAATAGGGCCGCTTAACTCAAAAGCGTCACGCGCCGTCGCGCGCCGGGCCTTTTCGCTTTGTTCATACATAAGCGTGCGCGACGGTCGTTCGCTGAAGATGGCTGAAGAGCTTGGCATCAGCGCGGAGCTCACGCCTGACCTGGCGATGTCTTTCGCTCCTGAAAGGAGCTCGGCGAAAGAGCCTGTGGTCCTATTTAACGCGCGTCCTGGCTACGAGGGCCTGGCGCTGACGGCGGCGAAGAGGTGCCGCGAACTGGCTGAGGCAAACAACTGGGAGGTGCTGGGCGTCGCCCTTGCCGGCGAAGATGCCGCGGAAATCGATAGGCTGAGGTCCCTGCAATATATAAAAATCCGAGATATAATAACTGTGAGAAACATCGAGGAGTTTTCGGCGGCTGCCGCCGGAGCGTCTGGAGCGGTGGGCATGAGGCTGCATTTTTTAGCGCTCTGCCTCCTTGCGGGAGTTCCGCTCGCCGGCTGCGCGTATGATCCTAAGGTTTCCGGGTTTTGTATGCGTTATAATATTGAAACTATAGGCGAGGGCCCCGTAGGCCTCGGCGGATGCGGCGATGATACCGTTCTGCGCGAGGCCCGTTTGGCGGTACGCGAGAATTTTGCGGCGGGGCTGCGCTCTGTTTTGGGTGATATAAATGGATGA
- a CDS encoding DUF5693 family protein, with the protein MNKINKRTLLYAALLLAMLLALAGLAARLRAENANKTVAFITEYKDIASLAYQNAESPLAVWHKVNDLGVMGVAVSEYTGDELAIHNPLPLRFGSAALLLDAEEAEKMPNRAVLRYPAKLRYADVLYKYIKIKLPAAELVSGAEYNCILLPGTVEEFKFSSFVPDMGALEFASKNNIAVLFRPGPCTPASGKTTAEAFLFLTDNFRQIKNIIPSGLIAPGYPEIGPLAKVMKDKGITLSQVEFIKQIGVPQLAVKAGELVIPMHSLTRDEIISRNINRGSIADRFIRAVHERSIRFIMVHPYDLQMGGRLEIFTQDLASYKEALEARGYRMGWPEPLPAWPAPAAGAAACGLVIIFTLWFYCSRLAGTENGGVKPAQALILFIAAFLLGGAMWKISLAAKLLGGLCGALAAAEGAMTALESSNRRIRGSVIGLLIVMAGGLSIASFYGTSAAALRLTPFSGVKLTLLLPPLLLLFHDLTRRVHPETAGEIMVRPAIWGELVLIGIMMLALLVMALRSDNVSNVPALEVAFRDFMERVMVVRPRTKEFLIGYPALVLYWYLVRNKYIPHYREAVRIAATLAFCSAVNTFCHFHTLLYLSVIRVLNGWWLGLLLGVVGVAALHFMLIPLWRRLYKSL; encoded by the coding sequence ATGAATAAAATAAACAAACGCACTCTGCTTTACGCCGCTCTGCTGCTCGCCATGCTGCTGGCGCTGGCGGGTCTGGCCGCGCGGCTGCGCGCGGAAAACGCCAACAAGACCGTCGCCTTTATTACGGAATATAAGGACATAGCCTCGCTTGCCTATCAAAACGCGGAGAGCCCGCTGGCGGTGTGGCATAAGGTAAACGACCTCGGCGTCATGGGCGTCGCGGTCTCGGAATATACCGGAGACGAACTTGCGATCCATAATCCTCTGCCACTGCGTTTCGGCTCCGCGGCCTTATTGCTTGACGCCGAAGAGGCGGAAAAGATGCCTAACAGGGCAGTTCTGCGCTACCCTGCAAAGCTCCGGTACGCCGATGTGCTCTATAAATATATAAAGATCAAGCTCCCCGCCGCCGAACTTGTTTCGGGCGCCGAATACAACTGCATACTGCTGCCCGGTACGGTCGAAGAGTTTAAGTTTTCCTCTTTTGTCCCGGATATGGGCGCGCTCGAATTTGCCTCGAAAAACAACATAGCGGTGCTTTTCCGCCCCGGCCCCTGTACTCCCGCCTCCGGTAAAACTACCGCCGAAGCGTTTCTGTTTCTTACGGACAACTTCAGGCAGATAAAGAACATAATACCCTCGGGGCTGATCGCTCCCGGGTATCCGGAGATCGGGCCTCTGGCCAAAGTTATGAAAGATAAAGGGATAACGCTCTCGCAGGTGGAGTTCATAAAGCAGATAGGCGTGCCGCAGTTGGCCGTCAAGGCGGGGGAACTTGTCATTCCGATGCACAGCTTGACGCGCGACGAGATAATCTCCCGCAATATAAACCGCGGTTCGATAGCCGACCGGTTCATCAGGGCGGTCCATGAGCGTTCCATCCGTTTCATCATGGTGCATCCGTATGATCTGCAGATGGGCGGCCGCCTGGAGATATTCACGCAGGACCTTGCCTCCTACAAAGAGGCGCTGGAGGCGCGCGGTTATCGTATGGGCTGGCCGGAACCTCTGCCGGCCTGGCCTGCGCCGGCAGCCGGAGCCGCGGCCTGCGGCCTTGTGATAATTTTTACCCTCTGGTTCTACTGCTCACGGCTTGCAGGTACTGAAAATGGCGGCGTCAAGCCGGCACAGGCTCTGATTCTGTTTATCGCCGCCTTTCTGCTTGGCGGGGCCATGTGGAAGATATCGCTGGCCGCCAAACTGCTTGGCGGACTCTGCGGCGCGCTTGCCGCCGCCGAAGGCGCGATGACGGCGCTCGAAAGTTCCAACCGGCGTATCCGCGGTTCGGTCATCGGCCTTCTGATCGTGATGGCGGGGGGGCTGTCGATCGCCTCTTTCTATGGCACCTCGGCCGCGGCGCTGCGGCTGACGCCCTTTTCCGGCGTTAAGCTTACGCTGCTGCTGCCGCCGCTGCTGCTGCTCTTCCATGACCTCACACGGCGGGTCCATCCGGAGACGGCGGGAGAGATCATGGTACGTCCCGCGATCTGGGGCGAGCTGGTGCTGATCGGGATCATGATGCTTGCGCTGCTCGTGATGGCGCTGCGCAGCGACAACGTCTCTAATGTTCCGGCTCTCGAAGTGGCTTTCCGTGATTTTATGGAGCGCGTGATGGTCGTGCGTCCGCGTACGAAAGAATTCCTTATCGGATATCCGGCGCTCGTACTTTACTGGTACCTGGTGCGCAACAAATATATCCCTCACTATCGCGAGGCGGTGCGCATAGCGGCGACGCTTGCCTTTTGTTCGGCCGTCAATACCTTCTGCCACTTTCACACGCTTCTCTACCTCAGCGTCATCCGCGTGCTTAACGGATGGTGGCTTGGTTTGCTGCTTGGCGTGGTCGGCGTGGCGGCGCTCCACTTTATGCTTATCCCGCTTTGGCGGAGACTTTACAAGAGCCTTTAG
- a CDS encoding Maf family protein, whose translation MIGKLILASGSPRRRELLAGLGWNFEVIPSNIAEKTKAGEPPAALVKRLADEKASDVASRCPGNWVLGADTVVAVDDKILGKPRSVEEAAAMIEELSGRTHSVFTGVALLAPDGRRLVRAEETRVTFRRLSKEDIDAYIALGESMDKAGGYAVQERGTLLAERIDGCYFNVVGLPLFCVSQMFADMGIALSAQWRYKDE comes from the coding sequence ATGATCGGCAAACTGATACTCGCCTCCGGGAGCCCCAGGCGGCGCGAACTTTTAGCCGGCCTGGGCTGGAACTTTGAGGTGATCCCCTCAAACATAGCTGAAAAGACGAAGGCGGGCGAACCTCCCGCGGCGCTTGTGAAGCGCCTTGCCGACGAGAAGGCTTCCGATGTCGCCTCCCGCTGCCCAGGGAACTGGGTGCTCGGCGCGGACACGGTGGTCGCCGTCGATGACAAGATCCTCGGCAAGCCGCGCAGCGTGGAGGAGGCCGCCGCTATGATCGAAGAGCTCTCCGGACGCACCCATTCCGTATTTACCGGCGTCGCGCTGCTTGCCCCGGACGGACGAAGGCTGGTCCGGGCAGAGGAGACGCGCGTCACCTTCCGGCGTCTGTCAAAAGAGGATATCGACGCCTATATCGCGCTGGGGGAGAGCATGGACAAGGCCGGAGGCTACGCCGTCCAGGAGAGGGGAACTCTCCTCGCGGAGCGTATCGACGGATGTTATTTCAATGTCGTGGGGCTTCCTCTCTTTTGCGTCAGCCAAATGTTTGCGGATATGGGAATAGCGCTTTCGGCGCAATGGAGGTATAAGGATGAATAA